A DNA window from Hydra vulgaris chromosome 13, alternate assembly HydraT2T_AEP contains the following coding sequences:
- the LOC136090008 gene encoding uncharacterized protein LOC136090008, with amino-acid sequence MPGNSGYYKNNKKTCPKSVRFIVKEKFPKKLLMWIAISDRGMSEPLFRTSKAVAINSSIYINKCLEKRLLPFIHKYHGDFNYLFWPDLASSHYSKDSLNWMDQYVYYVDKESNPPNVPQARPIENFWGHLAQKVYEGDWQASTEQVLIDRIKLKLQEIDLNFLQSHMKGVRAKLRSIADGGVFSYKK; translated from the coding sequence ATGCCTGGAAATTCTGGATactacaaaaacaacaaaaagacaTGCCCCAAAAGTGTTCGTTTTATAGTAAAAgagaaatttccaaaaaaattattaatgtggATAGCCATATCTGACCGTGGTATGTCCGAGCCATTGTTTCGCACTTCCAAAGCTGTGGCAATCAATTCATCaatctatattaataaatgtttagaaaaacGACTTCTTCCATTTATTCACAAGTATCATGGAGactttaactatttattttggcCAGATTTAGCAAGTTCTCATTATTCTAAAGATTCTCTAAATTGGATGGACCAATATGTCTATTACGTTGATAAAGAATCTAATCCTCCAAATGTGCCTCAAGCACGaccaattgaaaatttttgggGACATTTGGCACAGAAAGTTTACGAGGGAGATTGGCAAGCTTCAACAGAGCAAGTTTTGATTGATCGCATTAAACTAAAACTACAAGAAattgatttaaactttttacagtCGCATATGAAAGGCGTCAGAGCAAAATTGAGATCAATTGCAGATGGTGgggttttttcatataaaaaataa
- the LOC101239289 gene encoding uncharacterized protein LOC101239289 gives MLFFLLSIYVVRCGAEYKGSGAIYMKRNHQDDQISLGTLNKLTKLQCVHACIKNKRCSSFIFDKKDIYLGDCVLQEKNKNENIQTPIFQIEHSLQNYEIFESFSLIYSSCQEGYENGNRLSGNYFLSNELNWHFCNMGELKNCGVGGWTLAMTIDGKKPTFAWDSPYWLNDAIYNVEKGFLSPFLEEAKYPAFSYLEFSEICLGMKFDTSEISYMKIARSGKDTLKRIFNAKFTNIENGRESWLKLLNGSKLQPDCSGTNNEGFNIQGKAANLRLGITCYDDNPEWSDSWVGLGGQDLFCLETESMQAQSSAGNQCCSNECNEFSLKAMAYLFIK, from the exons atgttattttttttattatcaatttatgTGGTACGATGTGGCGCTGAATATAAAGGAAGTGGTGCCATATACATGAAAAGAAACCATCAGGATGATCAGATTTCTCTTGGAACATTGAATAAACTTACAAAGTTGCAGTGTGTACACgcatgtattaaaaacaaacgATGTTCATCCTTTATTTTCGACAAAAAAGACATATATCTTGGAGATTgtgttttacaagaaaaaaataaaaatgaaaatattcaaactcCTATTTTTCAAATAGAACACAGCTTGCAAAACTATGaaatatttgaaagtttttctttaa TATATAGCAGCTGTCAAGAAGGTTATGAAAATGGAAATAGGTTGTCAGGTAATTACTTTTTAAGCAATGAATTGAATTGGCATTTTTGCAATATGGGTGAGCTTAAAAATTGCGGAGTTGGAGGATGGACTTTAGCAATGACTATTGACGGTAAAAAG CCAACATTTGCATGGGACTCGCCGTATTGGCTTAATGATGCTATTTACAATGTTGAAAAAGGGTTTTTATCACCATTTTTAGAAGAAGCAAAATACCCAgcattttcatatttagaatTTTCTGAAATATGCCTTGGCATGAAATTTGACACGAGCGAAATCTCATACATGAAAATTGCTCGTTCTGGTAAAGacactttaaaaagaattttcaacGCTAAATTCACAAATATTGAAAATGGACGTGAATCGTGGTTAAAACTACTTAATGGATCAAAACTTCAACCTGATTGCTCAGGAACAAATAATGAAGGATTTAATATACAAGGAAAAGCAGCTAATCTTAGACTCGGTATCACGTGCTATGACGATAATCCTGAATGGAGCGACTCCTGGGTTGGTTTGGGCGGTCAAGATTTGTTTTGCTTGGAAACTGAGTCTATGCAAGCACAATCATCCGCGGGAAATCAATGTTGCTCAAACGAATGCAATGAATTTTCTTTGAAAGCAATggcttatttatttataaaataa